A single window of Macellibacteroides fermentans DNA harbors:
- a CDS encoding glutaminase domain-containing protein, producing MKNLALLSVLIVATGCGNMSKPTAVYEPMETNSLRAPAYPLVTIDPYTSAWSFSDKLNEDETKHWTGKPFPLLGGIRVDGKSYRFMGREEIPLLPVLETAASMKWEGVYTETKPTGNWMAADYQPAGWKKGVGAFGTDGNPNRETPWNTRDIWVRRSFDLGEDVSKETLYLKFSHDDNIEIYINGMEVATTGRGLNYDLIKEIPAEVIASLKPTGNVIAAHCLNDVGGGYVDFGIMKKVKRGDTFEAVAEQLSAQVLPTQTFYTFRCGPVDLDVIFTAPALMDDLNILSSPFNYLTYQVRSTDGASHDVQIYVEATPQWAVDKVEQPVTFERGSKKGIGYLKTGTAEQAVLGKKGDDLRIDWGYFYLAAAESDRTALKMNAYYDSKKEFMETGTLSADGGRTSGDMQKEMTVLAFTDNLGKVGDKKTGGHLMIGYDDLYSIQYFNDNRMAYWKQEGKVDIMKAFEDGERLYPELMKRCGEFDKQMMTDAAAAGGKSYAELCALAYRQAIAAHKLVTDKEGNLLFLSKENFSNGSIGTVDVTYPSAPLFLVYNPDLLKGMLNPIFYYSESGKWTKPFAAHDVGTYPLANGQTYGGDMPVEESGNMLILTTAIACVEGNADYAAKHWDVLTTWADYLQKEGLDPENQLCTDDFAGHFAHNTNLSIKAIMGVAGYGKLAGMLGKKDVEAKYMQTARDMAAKWVEMAKDGDHYKLTFDKSGTWSQKYNLVWDRLLGFNIFPTEVAATELTFYKTKQNAYGLPLDNREDYTKSDWIIWTACLTGSQADFDALVNPVWKYANETSTRVPLSDWHMTSNGSQRGFQARSVVGGYFMRMLEKKLMK from the coding sequence ATGAAGAATTTAGCTTTACTTTCTGTATTGATCGTAGCTACAGGATGCGGAAACATGTCGAAGCCGACCGCTGTTTACGAACCTATGGAAACGAATTCATTACGTGCACCGGCTTATCCGCTGGTAACCATTGATCCTTATACCAGTGCCTGGTCGTTTTCTGACAAACTGAATGAGGATGAAACTAAACATTGGACCGGCAAACCTTTCCCGTTGTTGGGTGGGATACGGGTGGATGGAAAATCTTATCGGTTCATGGGCAGGGAGGAGATACCTTTGCTTCCTGTGTTGGAAACAGCGGCAAGTATGAAGTGGGAAGGTGTATATACAGAAACAAAACCAACAGGCAACTGGATGGCAGCCGATTATCAGCCGGCAGGATGGAAAAAGGGGGTGGGAGCCTTCGGTACAGATGGTAATCCCAACCGTGAAACACCCTGGAATACACGTGACATCTGGGTGCGCCGCAGTTTTGATCTGGGTGAAGATGTAAGTAAAGAGACTCTCTATCTGAAATTCTCGCACGATGATAATATCGAAATCTATATCAATGGAATGGAGGTTGCCACCACCGGACGTGGATTGAATTATGACCTGATAAAGGAGATTCCGGCCGAGGTAATCGCCTCTCTTAAGCCTACCGGGAATGTGATTGCTGCGCATTGCTTGAATGACGTGGGCGGAGGATATGTGGATTTCGGTATTATGAAGAAGGTGAAACGTGGTGATACCTTTGAAGCGGTGGCCGAACAGCTTTCGGCTCAGGTGTTACCTACGCAGACATTCTATACGTTCCGTTGCGGACCCGTTGATCTGGACGTAATCTTTACGGCACCGGCATTGATGGACGATCTGAATATTCTTTCATCTCCGTTTAACTACCTGACTTATCAGGTTCGCTCTACAGATGGGGCTTCGCACGATGTGCAGATTTATGTGGAGGCCACCCCTCAATGGGCGGTTGACAAGGTGGAACAGCCGGTTACATTTGAACGGGGAAGTAAAAAAGGTATCGGTTACCTTAAGACGGGTACTGCCGAACAGGCTGTTTTAGGTAAGAAAGGTGATGATTTACGGATTGATTGGGGGTATTTCTATCTGGCGGCTGCCGAAAGTGATCGTACAGCGCTAAAGATGAATGCGTACTACGATAGCAAGAAGGAGTTTATGGAAACCGGAACCTTGAGTGCGGACGGCGGACGTACATCCGGTGATATGCAAAAAGAGATGACGGTTTTGGCATTTACCGATAATTTAGGAAAAGTGGGCGACAAAAAGACTGGAGGCCACCTGATGATCGGGTACGATGATTTGTATTCCATTCAGTACTTTAACGATAACCGAATGGCCTACTGGAAACAGGAGGGTAAAGTGGATATAATGAAAGCATTTGAAGATGGAGAAAGGTTGTATCCGGAGCTGATGAAGCGTTGCGGCGAATTCGATAAGCAGATGATGACCGACGCTGCTGCTGCCGGAGGCAAGTCGTATGCCGAATTGTGTGCTTTGGCCTACAGACAGGCAATAGCAGCTCATAAATTGGTTACCGATAAAGAGGGTAATCTGTTATTCCTGTCCAAAGAAAATTTTAGCAACGGATCTATCGGTACGGTGGATGTAACTTACCCTTCGGCTCCTTTGTTCCTGGTGTATAATCCTGATTTATTGAAGGGGATGCTTAATCCGATTTTCTATTACAGTGAAAGCGGTAAATGGACAAAACCCTTTGCCGCCCACGATGTAGGTACTTATCCGTTGGCTAACGGTCAGACTTACGGAGGCGATATGCCGGTAGAGGAATCGGGCAATATGTTGATCCTTACAACCGCAATCGCTTGTGTGGAGGGTAATGCCGATTATGCTGCGAAACACTGGGATGTACTTACTACCTGGGCCGATTACCTGCAAAAAGAGGGGTTAGATCCGGAGAATCAGTTGTGTACAGATGATTTTGCCGGCCACTTTGCCCATAACACCAATCTTTCAATCAAGGCAATCATGGGGGTTGCAGGTTACGGAAAACTGGCCGGTATGCTTGGAAAGAAGGATGTGGAGGCAAAATATATGCAGACTGCCCGCGACATGGCTGCCAAATGGGTAGAGATGGCAAAGGATGGCGATCATTACAAACTTACATTTGATAAATCGGGAACCTGGAGTCAGAAGTACAACCTTGTTTGGGACCGCTTGCTTGGATTCAATATTTTCCCGACAGAGGTTGCTGCAACCGAACTTACATTTTATAAGACAAAGCAAAATGCTTATGGTCTGCCGCTGGATAACCGCGAAGATTATACGAAGTCCGACTGGATTATCTGGACTGCTTGTCTTACCGGTTCACAGGCCGATTTCGATGCATTGGTGAATCCGGTATGGAAGTATGCGAATGAAACATCTACCCGTGTGCCTTTGAGTGATTGGCATATGACGTCAAACGGATCTCAGCGTGGCTTCCAGGCCCGTTCGGTTGTAGGTGGTTACTTTATGCGTATGCTGGAAAAGAAATTAATGAAATAA
- a CDS encoding bifunctional fucokinase/fucose-1-phosphate guanylyltransferase produces MRKLLSLPPNLVESFHDLENASREEWFCTSDPVGSKLGSGGGTAWLLESCRKEENNYTERKTWLAAEKRILLHAGGQSRRLPGYAPSGKILTPVPVFRWERGQRLGQKLLDLQLPLYERIMKMAPDSLHTLIASGDVYIRSEKALQPIPEADVVCYGLWVEPSLATHHGVFVSDRKHPDALDFMLQKPSLDELGALAKTHLFLMDIGIWILSDRAVELLMKRSEGEGEYGLKYYDLYSDFGRALGCNPSVKDPELNSLSVAILPLQGGEFYHYGTSKELISSTLSVQNLVRDQREIMHRKVKPNPAMFVQNSIMKKPLTAENENIWIENSYVGTGWKISRNNILTGIPANDWQLSVPPGICVDVIPLRDKGWVARPYGLNDAFKGDLFHAETHWMGKPVADWFSAREIDLSTTMSGQTGDLQSAPLFPYCESIEQLGMLLRWMICEPQLEEGKTLWLNAPRLSADEISASANLSRLYAQRTLFRQENWVQLASNYERSVFYQLNLADAAGEFAKGGIPLPPPLPEDATLLNRMHNHMFRARTLRLLGDNQYITDEKASFSLLREGLVGSISETKQEPRLNVYSDQIVWGRSPVRIDLAGGWTDTPPFCLYSGGNVVNMAIELNGQPPLQVYIKPSKTFQIVLRSIDLGAMEIITTYDELSDFSKVGSPFSIPKAALSLAGFVPQFGQGNYSTLEERLKAFGSGIEVTLLAAIPAGSGLGTSSVLAATVLGAVNDFCGLAWDKNEICRRTLVLEQLLTTGGGWQDQFGGVLQGVKLLQTGRGFDQLPLVRWLPDFIFSSPEYKPCHLLYYTGITRTAKGILAEIVSSMFLNSTEHLDLLQEMKLHALDTYEAIQRGNFTEVATLVGKTWQQNKALDSGTNPPAIEAIINQIKDYTLGYKLPGAGGGGYLYMIAKDPVAASRIKEILVQNPPNANARFVDMSLSDKGLQISRS; encoded by the coding sequence ATACGTAAACTGCTCTCACTGCCCCCCAACCTGGTGGAAAGTTTTCATGACCTGGAAAATGCTTCACGCGAAGAATGGTTCTGCACTTCAGATCCTGTAGGATCCAAACTTGGGTCGGGAGGTGGAACCGCGTGGCTGCTGGAATCTTGCCGAAAAGAGGAAAACAATTATACAGAACGAAAAACATGGCTTGCTGCCGAAAAACGGATTCTGCTACATGCAGGCGGACAAAGCAGGCGACTGCCGGGCTATGCTCCGTCAGGTAAAATATTAACCCCTGTTCCCGTTTTCAGATGGGAAAGAGGACAGCGTCTGGGACAAAAGCTCCTCGACCTCCAACTTCCGCTCTACGAACGGATCATGAAAATGGCTCCCGATTCATTACATACCCTGATTGCCAGTGGAGATGTATATATCCGTTCCGAAAAAGCACTGCAACCTATACCTGAAGCAGATGTGGTATGCTACGGATTGTGGGTTGAACCATCGCTGGCCACTCACCACGGAGTGTTTGTTTCAGATCGAAAACATCCTGATGCACTCGACTTTATGTTGCAAAAACCCTCTCTCGATGAATTGGGAGCTCTGGCAAAAACACATCTGTTCCTGATGGATATAGGAATCTGGATATTAAGCGACCGGGCTGTAGAGCTATTAATGAAGCGCTCGGAAGGAGAAGGCGAATACGGATTAAAATACTATGATCTGTATTCCGACTTCGGTCGTGCTCTGGGTTGTAACCCCAGCGTTAAAGATCCGGAACTAAATTCGCTTTCCGTAGCCATTCTTCCACTTCAGGGGGGTGAATTCTATCATTACGGTACCAGCAAGGAGCTCATATCCTCTACCCTTTCCGTACAGAATCTGGTTCGGGACCAACGTGAAATCATGCACCGCAAAGTAAAGCCCAATCCGGCTATGTTTGTGCAAAATTCCATAATGAAAAAGCCTCTTACGGCAGAGAATGAAAATATTTGGATAGAAAACAGCTACGTAGGTACTGGTTGGAAAATCAGCAGGAACAATATTCTGACCGGAATACCGGCCAACGACTGGCAACTTTCTGTTCCGCCGGGCATTTGTGTGGATGTAATTCCGTTAAGAGACAAGGGATGGGTAGCCCGCCCCTACGGATTAAACGATGCTTTTAAAGGAGATCTCTTCCATGCTGAGACCCATTGGATGGGTAAACCGGTGGCCGACTGGTTTTCGGCTCGAGAAATAGATCTATCGACAACAATGAGCGGACAAACAGGCGATTTACAATCGGCCCCACTATTCCCCTATTGCGAATCCATCGAACAATTGGGCATGCTCCTTCGCTGGATGATATGCGAGCCCCAACTGGAAGAGGGAAAAACACTTTGGCTAAATGCACCCAGATTATCGGCCGACGAGATATCAGCCTCAGCCAACCTGTCCAGACTCTATGCCCAACGAACTCTGTTTCGACAGGAAAACTGGGTCCAATTAGCATCCAATTACGAGCGAAGCGTATTCTATCAGCTCAACCTCGCTGATGCAGCCGGCGAATTTGCCAAAGGCGGCATACCCTTACCTCCCCCGCTGCCCGAGGATGCAACTCTGCTCAATCGGATGCACAACCATATGTTCCGTGCCAGAACCCTTCGTTTGCTTGGCGACAACCAGTATATAACCGACGAGAAAGCCTCGTTTTCATTGCTTCGCGAAGGGCTTGTAGGATCAATTTCCGAAACTAAGCAAGAACCTCGTCTCAACGTCTATTCCGACCAGATCGTATGGGGAAGAAGTCCGGTTCGTATCGACCTTGCCGGAGGATGGACAGACACTCCTCCATTCTGCCTTTATTCCGGAGGAAATGTGGTGAACATGGCCATCGAATTAAACGGTCAGCCTCCCCTGCAGGTATACATCAAACCCAGCAAAACATTTCAGATTGTTCTGCGTTCTATCGATCTGGGAGCTATGGAGATAATCACTACATACGACGAGCTGAGCGACTTTTCGAAAGTAGGCTCCCCCTTCTCCATACCCAAAGCAGCTCTTTCTTTAGCTGGATTCGTACCCCAATTTGGTCAAGGTAATTATTCCACTCTCGAAGAAAGACTTAAAGCCTTCGGATCCGGCATTGAAGTCACCCTGTTGGCAGCCATCCCTGCGGGCTCGGGACTAGGAACCAGTTCTGTACTTGCGGCAACCGTATTAGGAGCAGTTAACGACTTCTGTGGATTGGCATGGGATAAAAACGAAATCTGCCGGCGTACGTTGGTGCTCGAACAACTTCTCACCACAGGAGGAGGATGGCAGGATCAGTTCGGAGGTGTGCTGCAGGGAGTGAAACTGCTTCAGACAGGCCGGGGCTTCGACCAATTGCCATTGGTACGTTGGTTGCCCGATTTCATCTTCAGTAGTCCGGAATATAAACCCTGCCATCTGCTCTATTACACCGGGATTACACGTACCGCCAAGGGAATTCTGGCCGAAATTGTAAGCAGCATGTTTCTTAATTCCACCGAACACCTCGATCTTTTACAGGAAATGAAGTTACACGCGCTCGACACCTACGAAGCTATCCAAAGGGGTAACTTTACCGAAGTGGCTACATTAGTCGGCAAAACATGGCAACAGAATAAAGCACTCGACAGCGGGACAAATCCTCCGGCCATCGAGGCGATTATCAACCAGATTAAAGACTATACACTTGGATACAAATTACCGGGAGCAGGAGGAGGAGGTTATCTGTACATGATTGCTAAAGATCCGGTTGCCGCAAGCCGAATAAAAGAAATACTTGTCCAAAATCCGCCCAACGCCAATGCGCGCTTCGTAGATATGAGTTTATCGGACAAGGGGCTTCAGATCAGCCGCTCCTGA
- a CDS encoding LytR/AlgR family response regulator transcription factor, protein MKLKCIITDDEPIARKGLQSYVERIDFLELVGVCEDAIQLNNQLKSQQADLLFLDIEMPYMTGIELLNSLSNPPKVIITSAYAEYAIKGYDLEVSDYLLKPISFERFLKAVNKVYDLLISSQTPVVQDYLFVKTNLKLEKIRFNDMRFIEGVENYVAIYTSDGKIITHTTLRTILQKLPPERFVQVHKSYLVNIDKIDSIEGNLLGIGKNKIPLSRTYKEAALEIILKNKLLKDG, encoded by the coding sequence ATGAAACTAAAATGCATCATAACAGACGATGAACCTATTGCCAGAAAGGGACTGCAAAGCTATGTGGAAAGAATTGATTTTCTCGAATTGGTAGGTGTTTGCGAAGACGCGATCCAGTTAAATAATCAACTCAAAAGTCAGCAAGCCGACCTGTTATTTCTGGATATAGAAATGCCATATATGACAGGAATCGAGCTGTTGAACAGTTTGAGCAACCCTCCTAAAGTAATTATAACCAGCGCATATGCCGAATATGCGATCAAGGGGTACGATCTCGAAGTAAGCGACTACCTGCTAAAGCCTATCTCTTTCGAGCGTTTTCTCAAGGCTGTAAACAAAGTATACGATCTGTTGATCTCTTCGCAGACTCCGGTTGTGCAGGACTATCTATTTGTAAAAACCAACCTGAAACTGGAGAAAATACGGTTTAATGATATGCGTTTTATCGAAGGTGTCGAAAATTATGTAGCCATCTACACCAGCGATGGGAAAATAATAACGCACACCACCCTGCGTACCATTCTCCAAAAATTACCACCTGAGCGATTTGTTCAGGTACATAAATCCTATCTTGTTAATATCGATAAAATTGATTCCATCGAGGGGAATCTTTTAGGCATCGGGAAAAATAAAATACCCCTTTCGCGTACCTACAAAGAAGCGGCACTGGAAATTATCCTGAAAAACAAACTCCTCAAAGATGGTTAA
- a CDS encoding sensor histidine kinase gives MKRFEKWFWIIPLFVALIVMAGIRLVTDTPNGYKFWERPISQNLIEWIGATIMAYLFQAFMYYLLKRNEKYTDKLNVKRLLIEYLIIVIVGLLFINPCVMIIHHFINDPVDLDDLVIASVIFTLVLIFIYSFYRGSQILDAYIEQRLQNEKVKSNQAETELKYLKAQFRPHFLFNTLNTIYFQIDEQNEAPRRTIEKLSELLRYQLYDVNHLVTIEQEFQFIETYMEVQRLRMKESLKLETFFDPALKPYPIQSLLLLPLVENAFKYVGGDYWIQIDARLEKGNRLTLEVRNSIPANAVNNGKKGIGLENLQRQLELLYAGKHKLQYIKSNGTYVAHMEIELVK, from the coding sequence ATGAAACGTTTTGAAAAATGGTTTTGGATAATCCCTCTATTTGTTGCATTAATTGTAATGGCAGGGATACGTCTTGTTACCGACACCCCCAATGGATACAAATTTTGGGAAAGACCTATCAGTCAGAATCTGATAGAATGGATAGGTGCCACCATTATGGCCTACCTGTTTCAGGCCTTTATGTATTACCTTTTAAAGCGGAATGAAAAGTATACGGATAAGCTGAATGTAAAAAGACTATTGATCGAATATCTGATCATTGTCATTGTTGGGTTACTATTTATAAATCCGTGTGTTATGATAATCCACCACTTTATTAATGACCCGGTGGATCTGGATGATCTTGTTATTGCCAGTGTCATTTTCACCCTGGTTCTCATTTTCATCTATTCCTTTTACAGGGGCAGTCAGATTCTGGATGCGTATATCGAACAACGGCTTCAGAATGAAAAGGTAAAAAGCAACCAAGCCGAAACAGAACTCAAGTACCTGAAAGCTCAATTCCGGCCTCATTTCTTATTCAACACGCTAAATACCATCTACTTTCAGATAGATGAGCAAAATGAGGCTCCACGTCGCACCATAGAAAAACTTTCGGAACTGCTCCGCTACCAACTATACGATGTAAATCATTTGGTTACGATTGAACAGGAATTTCAATTTATCGAAACCTATATGGAGGTACAAAGATTACGAATGAAAGAGAGTCTTAAACTTGAAACCTTTTTCGATCCGGCTTTAAAACCATACCCTATTCAGTCGCTTCTGTTATTACCTTTGGTGGAAAATGCATTTAAATATGTAGGAGGCGATTACTGGATACAGATAGACGCCCGACTTGAAAAAGGAAACAGGCTGACGTTGGAAGTCAGGAATTCCATCCCTGCTAACGCTGTAAATAACGGCAAGAAGGGAATTGGTCTTGAAAACCTTCAACGGCAGCTAGAATTACTGTATGCCGGAAAACACAAACTTCAATATATAAAATCCAATGGAACATATGTAGCTCATATGGAAATTGAATTGGTTAAATAA
- a CDS encoding outer membrane beta-barrel protein encodes MNQTNDVIAKSFILSENSKRVYVMPKNLATYKSYGVRLSAGNLSPVKYVQSTASIGLTHNQYEWNLIQDANKTAQTTLMLHIGNRFLLGKGWLAELTGYYNGRMAMGQMKIASFGQITAGIQKKLWNDRASISLYSNDLFHTNRVNMTTRIGNSTARTFEKEDHCILGISFTWKFSKGFESKEFKRKGEAFDTKRINL; translated from the coding sequence ATTAATCAGACTAACGACGTAATCGCTAAATCTTTTATTCTGAGCGAAAACAGCAAACGAGTATATGTGATGCCTAAAAACCTTGCTACTTACAAATCTTACGGAGTCCGATTAAGTGCCGGTAATCTCTCGCCTGTAAAGTATGTGCAGTCTACCGCCAGTATCGGCTTAACACACAATCAATATGAATGGAACCTGATACAAGACGCAAACAAAACTGCACAAACAACGCTGATGCTTCACATAGGGAACCGCTTTTTGCTAGGTAAGGGTTGGTTGGCAGAGCTGACCGGATATTATAATGGGCGAATGGCCATGGGGCAAATGAAAATAGCCTCCTTCGGACAGATTACAGCCGGTATTCAAAAAAAGTTATGGAACGACAGAGCCAGCATATCACTTTATTCCAACGACCTGTTCCATACCAACCGGGTAAATATGACCACCCGTATCGGCAACAGCACAGCCCGTACCTTTGAAAAGGAAGATCATTGTATCCTGGGAATTTCATTTACTTGGAAATTCAGTAAAGGATTCGAATCAAAAGAATTCAAACGAAAAGGTGAAGCTTTTGACACAAAACGTATAAATTTGTAA
- a CDS encoding carboxypeptidase-like regulatory domain-containing protein produces MKRKPICISLLILSTLTCLAQQQSLISGSIFTNDYLPAEGANIVLLSDSDSAFITGTAANKNGNFQLREIRQGSYYVQISMLGYQRNTCKANVLAGKSFMLDTIYLQPEAVGLNTIVITAKKPAIQIEADKTTINMEAAIVNAGGNAFSVLETLPGVYINSNGTVSLNGKNGTKVLIDGKPAYLQGEELVSFLKSTPATSLDKIELITNPSARYDASGNSGLINIRTKRTKIMGFNLGITSNLMQGKYEKSNHSISFNHRKGKFNLFGMYGYYSGRNYVDLQVIREFEEENPSEQTTFNQLSYRKRNEGSHYYKGGVHYFASSKTTFELALNGYTSNQAESGSLNSSFINHIGKRDSSIKSATINDNLRNNISGTIGLIHKIDSTGKEFSLSADYLHHAVDNDQYHNDLFLYTSQNEVMAESAGTKKGTIDLFSMRSDFTYPVNEKLLLESGIKSEYVNID; encoded by the coding sequence ATGAAACGAAAACCTATATGCATTTCCCTCCTTATATTAAGCACGCTAACCTGTTTGGCTCAGCAACAATCTTTGATATCAGGGAGCATATTTACAAACGACTATTTACCGGCAGAAGGAGCCAACATAGTATTATTGTCGGACAGCGATTCGGCGTTTATTACGGGAACTGCAGCTAATAAGAACGGAAATTTTCAACTCAGAGAAATACGCCAAGGGTCGTATTATGTTCAGATTTCCATGCTCGGATATCAAAGAAACACATGTAAAGCAAACGTTTTGGCAGGAAAGTCTTTTATGCTTGACACCATTTACCTACAGCCGGAGGCAGTTGGTCTTAATACAATTGTAATCACGGCTAAAAAACCTGCGATCCAAATAGAAGCCGACAAAACCACAATCAATATGGAAGCCGCCATTGTCAATGCCGGAGGAAATGCATTCAGCGTACTGGAGACTCTGCCCGGAGTATATATTAACAGCAACGGAACTGTTTCATTGAATGGGAAGAACGGAACTAAAGTCTTGATTGACGGAAAACCCGCTTATTTGCAAGGGGAAGAACTGGTAAGCTTTCTAAAATCCACACCGGCCACATCCTTAGATAAAATAGAATTAATTACCAATCCTTCGGCCCGATACGATGCAAGCGGTAATTCCGGACTTATTAATATACGGACTAAAAGAACAAAAATAATGGGCTTCAATCTGGGGATTACGTCCAACTTAATGCAAGGCAAATACGAAAAGAGTAACCATTCCATCTCTTTCAACCATCGAAAAGGAAAATTCAACCTTTTTGGGATGTATGGGTATTATAGTGGTAGAAATTACGTTGATCTGCAAGTGATACGTGAATTTGAAGAGGAAAATCCTTCAGAACAAACTACATTCAACCAATTAAGTTATAGGAAGCGGAATGAAGGCTCTCATTATTACAAAGGGGGCGTACACTATTTTGCATCGTCTAAAACCACATTCGAACTGGCTCTAAACGGTTATACATCCAACCAGGCAGAATCCGGGTCTTTAAATTCCAGCTTTATAAACCACATTGGAAAACGGGATTCTTCCATTAAATCGGCCACAATTAACGACAACCTGCGAAACAACATCTCGGGCACCATTGGATTGATACATAAAATAGACAGTACTGGCAAAGAGTTTAGTCTGTCGGCCGACTATCTCCACCATGCTGTAGATAATGATCAGTACCATAATGACCTTTTCCTGTATACCTCTCAAAATGAGGTTATGGCAGAATCGGCTGGAACTAAAAAAGGAACTATCGATTTATTTTCCATGAGAAGCGACTTCACCTATCCGGTAAATGAAAAACTGCTTTTGGAAAGTGGTATTAAATCGGAATATGTGAACATAGATTAA
- a CDS encoding helix-turn-helix domain-containing protein, translating to MNELVYRSYKESDNMKIINEFEINNDFGCNNYVARSNSIFRSFSYKKGEQVKIELKEENSIFLISEGTLQVEDRNHQSKILHSGQMFLRTKDFGNMEGVATNDLFLICIQFNNILSTCEKTALDKISIYCPAKADEFEILEVNEAMILYINGISLLFKSGAFCNFMYELKKRELIFILYTFYDKVNTARFLLPLIENQNNFISLVLNKFTINCNVIELANRCNMSPKTLTRKFKEHFNDTPYQWIIQEKNKNILSRLAQPNVNVQAISEEFGFSSSAHFISYCKRYLKQTPLVIHKKIWKKTV from the coding sequence ATGAATGAATTAGTGTATCGTTCCTATAAAGAGAGTGACAATATGAAAATCATTAATGAATTCGAAATTAACAATGATTTCGGATGTAACAATTATGTAGCGCGAAGTAATTCAATATTTCGCAGCTTTAGCTATAAGAAAGGCGAGCAAGTTAAAATTGAACTTAAAGAAGAAAATTCAATCTTTCTTATTTCTGAAGGAACACTTCAGGTGGAGGATCGTAACCATCAATCAAAAATTCTTCATTCCGGACAGATGTTTTTAAGAACGAAAGACTTCGGAAATATGGAAGGTGTAGCAACAAACGATTTGTTCTTAATATGTATTCAATTCAATAATATATTGAGTACTTGCGAAAAAACTGCACTTGACAAGATTTCTATTTATTGTCCCGCGAAAGCCGATGAATTTGAAATATTGGAAGTCAATGAAGCTATGATCCTGTATATAAATGGGATATCACTTTTGTTTAAATCAGGGGCCTTTTGTAATTTCATGTATGAATTAAAGAAAAGAGAACTAATTTTTATTTTATATACTTTTTACGACAAAGTAAATACGGCCCGTTTTTTACTTCCACTAATTGAAAATCAAAACAATTTCATTAGTTTGGTTTTAAATAAATTCACAATTAATTGCAATGTAATTGAACTTGCCAACAGATGCAATATGTCTCCAAAAACTCTTACCAGAAAATTCAAAGAGCATTTTAATGATACACCCTATCAATGGATTATTCAAGAAAAAAACAAAAATATATTAAGCAGGCTAGCACAACCCAACGTAAACGTACAAGCTATCTCTGAGGAGTTTGGTTTTTCATCTTCTGCACATTTTATCAGTTACTGCAAAAGATATCTTAAACAGACACCGTTGGTTATTCATAAAAAAATATGGAAAAAGACTGTATAA